From Actinopolyspora lacussalsi, a single genomic window includes:
- a CDS encoding peptide/nickel transport system substrate-binding protein (product_source=KO:K02035; cath_funfam=3.10.105.10,3.90.76.10; cleavage_site_network=SignalP-noTM; cog=COG0747; ko=KO:K02035; pfam=PF00496; superfamily=53850): MLNRRTLISSSLAAFAVAGTACAAPERSGGDPRTMLLADGYEPSSLNPLLGYARAGAAKFYDGLLAFDGNGRLHPALAEEQPTPTDGARTWTVRLRRDVRFHDGGPFRARDVVATYRAAVDPAYAATISSGLSMLEEVEAVDEHTVRFRLNIPYAPWPARMVMGILPASALAEAVPQGESPINTQPVGTGPYRLAEWRRGERMVWRAHENYWGGTPRISEITVVFATDDNTRAQRVQAGEFDGTVLPPLLAERVGSGSYRTVHHDTADYRAITLPADQPVTGDPAVRMALNLAANRSEMVDSLLGGHGEPAYTPIPESMGRFHEPEAKLEFDQRRARQLLDEAGWRAGSDGIRTKEGTRASFTVMYFADDTLRKKFAQAFASDAGKVGVRVELAGVDRSEAAERIGTDAIVLGGGSPLDPDLQMYSGLHSSMIGTGTYRNPAKYRNERVDSALDAGRRTVEPAERARHYKAAQRAYVADPGLVYLAFIQHSYVVRTGMWDGYEPVVEPHTHGTTWGPWWNVEKWTPKE; the protein is encoded by the coding sequence GTGCTGAACCGGCGTACACTGATCTCTTCCTCCTTGGCCGCCTTCGCCGTGGCGGGTACTGCCTGCGCGGCGCCCGAGCGAAGCGGGGGCGATCCCCGAACCATGCTGCTGGCCGACGGGTACGAGCCGAGCAGTCTCAACCCACTGCTGGGCTACGCACGAGCCGGGGCGGCCAAGTTCTACGACGGTCTGCTCGCCTTCGACGGCAACGGGCGACTGCACCCGGCGCTGGCGGAGGAACAGCCCACCCCCACGGACGGCGCACGCACCTGGACCGTGCGGCTGCGCCGCGACGTGAGGTTCCACGACGGCGGTCCTTTCCGTGCGCGCGACGTGGTGGCCACCTACCGTGCCGCCGTCGATCCCGCTTACGCGGCCACGATCAGTTCCGGGTTGTCCATGCTCGAGGAAGTCGAAGCCGTGGACGAGCACACCGTGCGGTTCCGGCTCAACATCCCCTACGCGCCCTGGCCCGCCCGTATGGTCATGGGCATCCTGCCCGCGTCCGCGCTGGCCGAAGCCGTGCCACAGGGTGAGTCCCCGATCAATACGCAGCCGGTCGGCACCGGTCCCTACCGGCTCGCCGAGTGGCGGCGCGGCGAGCGAATGGTCTGGCGCGCCCACGAGAACTACTGGGGCGGTACGCCGCGGATCTCCGAGATCACCGTCGTTTTCGCCACCGACGACAACACCAGGGCGCAGCGCGTGCAGGCCGGGGAGTTCGACGGCACCGTCCTGCCCCCACTGCTGGCCGAGCGGGTGGGCAGCGGTTCCTACCGCACCGTGCACCACGACACAGCCGACTACCGGGCCATCACGCTGCCCGCCGACCAGCCCGTCACGGGTGACCCGGCCGTGCGGATGGCGCTCAACCTGGCGGCGAACCGCTCCGAGATGGTGGACAGCCTGCTCGGCGGGCACGGCGAACCCGCTTACACTCCCATCCCGGAGTCCATGGGGCGGTTCCACGAGCCGGAGGCGAAGTTGGAGTTCGACCAGCGTCGCGCTCGCCAACTCCTGGACGAGGCGGGCTGGCGTGCCGGTTCGGACGGGATTCGCACCAAGGAGGGCACGCGGGCGAGCTTCACCGTGATGTACTTCGCCGATGACACCCTTCGCAAGAAGTTCGCCCAGGCGTTCGCCTCGGATGCCGGGAAGGTGGGAGTGCGGGTCGAACTGGCCGGAGTGGACCGCTCCGAAGCCGCCGAACGAATCGGTACCGACGCGATAGTGCTCGGCGGCGGCAGTCCGCTGGATCCGGACCTGCAGATGTACTCCGGTCTGCACTCCTCGATGATCGGTACCGGTACGTACCGGAACCCGGCCAAGTACCGCAACGAGCGGGTGGACTCGGCACTGGACGCCGGCAGGCGCACCGTCGAACCGGCCGAGCGTGCTCGGCACTACAAAGCGGCGCAGCGCGCCTACGTCGCTGATCCCGGCCTGGTCTACCTGGCGTTCATCCAGCACAGCTACGTCGTGCGTACCGGGATGTGGGACGGATACGAACCCGTTGTGGAACCGCACACGCACGGCACCACCTGGGGCCCGTGGTGGAACGTCGAGAAATGGACCCCGAAAGAGTGA
- a CDS encoding peptide/nickel transport system permease protein (product_source=KO:K02033; cath_funfam=1.10.3720.10; cog=COG0601; ko=KO:K02033; pfam=PF00528; superfamily=161098; transmembrane_helix_parts=Inside_1_19,TMhelix_20_42,Outside_43_117,TMhelix_118_140,Inside_141_160,TMhelix_161_183,Outside_184_197,TMhelix_198_220,Inside_221_301,TMhelix_302_324,Outside_325_336), with protein sequence MNSRVWTVRRRSRAGAVAGLVVRRVVLAVPVLLLVSLAVFLLAAASPFDPIHQYYGVRIFDASAADVASVREQLDLDRPVLARFWDWLSGILSGDLGMSRSMRAPVADVLARRLPWTLLLACCGLALAVVFSLVIGTVAAWRQGGWTDRLITAVGHALEGIPPFVVALLAIALFSLGLGWLPVAGLTDAGSSLGPAQVIEHLVLPAAVLGISQSPWLVLHVRQSLLTAFTEDHVTGARARGVRERVVVARHALPTALLPFVTLIGARIPELVTGAVLVEEVFSWPGVASAVVTAARAADYPLLAILTLLATAAVLLGSLLADVAAVLLDPRVSADG encoded by the coding sequence GTGAACTCACGTGTGTGGACGGTGCGCCGTCGAAGCCGTGCGGGTGCGGTGGCCGGACTCGTCGTCCGCCGGGTCGTGCTCGCCGTGCCGGTACTGCTGCTCGTCTCGCTGGCGGTGTTCCTGCTCGCCGCGGCCTCACCGTTCGACCCGATCCACCAGTACTACGGGGTGCGGATCTTCGACGCCTCGGCCGCGGACGTGGCCAGCGTACGAGAACAGCTCGACCTCGACCGCCCGGTGCTCGCGCGGTTCTGGGACTGGTTGAGCGGAATCCTGTCCGGTGACCTCGGCATGTCCCGCTCGATGCGCGCACCGGTCGCGGACGTGCTGGCGAGGCGCCTGCCGTGGACGCTGCTGCTCGCGTGCTGCGGCCTGGCCCTCGCCGTGGTGTTCTCGCTGGTGATCGGAACTGTGGCCGCTTGGCGGCAGGGTGGCTGGACGGACCGGCTGATCACGGCTGTCGGCCACGCCCTGGAGGGGATTCCGCCCTTCGTGGTGGCGTTGTTGGCCATCGCGCTGTTCTCGCTCGGCCTCGGATGGTTGCCGGTCGCCGGCCTCACCGACGCGGGCAGTTCACTCGGCCCAGCGCAGGTGATCGAGCACCTGGTGCTGCCCGCCGCGGTACTGGGGATATCGCAGAGCCCCTGGCTCGTACTGCACGTACGACAGTCGCTGCTGACAGCGTTCACCGAGGATCACGTCACCGGTGCCCGAGCCAGGGGAGTCCGCGAACGCGTGGTGGTCGCGCGGCACGCCCTGCCCACCGCGCTGCTGCCGTTCGTGACGCTGATCGGCGCCCGGATCCCCGAACTCGTGACCGGCGCTGTGCTGGTGGAGGAGGTCTTCTCCTGGCCGGGAGTGGCCTCCGCCGTCGTCACCGCGGCGAGAGCGGCGGACTATCCGCTGCTGGCGATCCTGACCCTGCTCGCCACGGCCGCCGTGCTGCTCGGTTCCCTCCTGGCCGACGTGGCAGCCGTACTACTCGATCCGAGAGTCTCCGCTGATGGTTGA
- a CDS encoding peptide/nickel transport system permease protein (product_source=KO:K02034; cath_funfam=1.10.3720.10; cog=COG1173; ko=KO:K02034; pfam=PF00528; superfamily=161098; transmembrane_helix_parts=Outside_1_41,TMhelix_42_64,Inside_65_101,TMhelix_102_124,Outside_125_149,TMhelix_150_172,Inside_173_211,TMhelix_212_234,Outside_235_270,TMhelix_271_293,Inside_294_307): MVELESDSATAGRPRPWRSATRARAGTVRGAAGAVRARLSLVTAVTALGALVLAALSVPALSAAPGTVDYQAIRLPPSPAHPFGTDTSGRDLFVRSLAGLRVSLLVAAVSTVVSTVLGTAVGALSGASGGWVDRLLMRVVDAVNAVPHLLLGIVIVALYQGTVLAVVLSIGLTHWATVARVVRSEVLGLRNRPYVDAAVSAGAGRWWVLRNHLLPAIVPQAALSAVLLVPHAVFHETALSFLGLGLPPHLASIGNILSDGREGVLLGAWWIVAFPAGLLVATTLSVSGIAAAWRDRTIPTRRSELTL; this comes from the coding sequence ATGGTTGAGCTCGAATCCGACAGCGCCACCGCCGGCCGACCCCGCCCCTGGCGGAGCGCCACTCGTGCTCGTGCCGGGACCGTGCGAGGTGCGGCCGGAGCCGTGCGGGCACGGCTGAGCCTCGTGACGGCGGTGACCGCGCTGGGTGCGCTCGTACTGGCCGCGTTGTCGGTTCCCGCCCTGTCCGCGGCACCCGGCACCGTGGACTACCAGGCCATACGGCTTCCGCCGAGTCCGGCGCATCCGTTCGGCACGGACACCTCGGGACGCGATCTGTTCGTGCGCTCGCTGGCGGGACTGCGGGTGTCACTGCTCGTGGCGGCGGTCAGCACGGTGGTGTCCACAGTGCTCGGTACCGCGGTGGGTGCGCTCTCCGGCGCGTCGGGGGGATGGGTGGATCGCCTGTTGATGCGGGTGGTGGACGCGGTCAACGCTGTACCGCACCTGCTGCTGGGCATCGTGATCGTCGCGCTCTACCAGGGAACGGTGCTCGCGGTGGTACTGTCCATCGGCCTGACCCACTGGGCCACCGTCGCGCGTGTGGTGCGTTCCGAGGTGCTCGGGCTGCGCAACCGGCCCTACGTGGACGCGGCCGTCTCGGCCGGTGCCGGTCGGTGGTGGGTGCTGCGCAACCACCTGCTGCCCGCGATCGTGCCCCAAGCGGCACTGTCCGCGGTGCTGCTCGTGCCGCACGCGGTGTTCCACGAGACCGCGCTGAGCTTCCTCGGGCTGGGACTGCCCCCGCATCTGGCCAGCATCGGCAACATCCTCTCCGACGGCAGGGAGGGGGTCCTGCTCGGTGCCTGGTGGATCGTGGCGTTCCCGGCCGGGCTGCTCGTGGCCACCACGCTGTCGGTGTCCGGGATCGCCGCCGCCTGGCGGGACCGGACGATTCCCACTCGGCGTTCCGAGCTGACGCTGTGA
- a CDS encoding peptide/nickel transport system ATP-binding protein (product_source=KO:K02031; cath_funfam=3.40.50.300; cog=COG0444; ko=KO:K02031; pfam=PF00005,PF08352; smart=SM00382; superfamily=52540; tigrfam=TIGR01727), with protein sequence MQQSPLLWLDDMSVRFELGRSRGSETVHAVTDARLRLFPGQILALVGESGCGKSVLASALLGLLPANAWSRGRALLSSGTDEDVELLAAPESVLAREVRGRRVGLVPQSAATHLTPVRTARAQLSEAFRELRGRADRAEVEALARRVGLDPDELDHYPHELSGGMAQRVAVASALVAEPPVVIADEPTTGLDRPLVERVMDLLGELADRERGVLLITHDLDAAARVATHVAVMYASRVVESGPAAEVFGEPWHPYTKRLLAALPEGGFQPVPGHPPALTELAELEREWGCVFCLRCPETPGVAPCNGEPRLVEHGRRSVAAHPPC encoded by the coding sequence GTGCAGCAGTCGCCACTGCTCTGGTTGGACGACATGTCGGTGCGTTTCGAACTGGGGCGGAGCCGTGGTTCCGAGACCGTGCACGCCGTCACCGACGCCAGGCTGCGCCTGTTTCCCGGCCAGATACTGGCGCTGGTGGGCGAGTCCGGCTGCGGCAAGTCCGTGCTCGCCTCCGCGCTGCTCGGACTGCTGCCCGCCAACGCGTGGTCGCGTGGTCGTGCCCTGCTGAGTTCCGGAACGGACGAGGACGTCGAGTTGCTCGCGGCACCCGAGAGCGTGCTCGCGCGCGAGGTCAGGGGAAGGCGAGTCGGTCTCGTCCCCCAGTCCGCCGCGACCCACCTCACTCCGGTGCGTACCGCCCGGGCCCAACTGTCCGAGGCCTTCCGTGAGCTGCGCGGCCGTGCCGACCGTGCCGAGGTGGAAGCGCTGGCCCGACGGGTCGGGTTGGATCCGGACGAGCTCGATCACTATCCGCACGAGCTGTCCGGGGGCATGGCGCAGCGTGTCGCGGTGGCCTCGGCGCTGGTGGCCGAACCCCCGGTTGTCATCGCGGACGAGCCCACCACGGGACTGGACCGACCGTTGGTCGAGCGTGTCATGGACCTGCTCGGCGAACTCGCCGATCGCGAAAGAGGAGTGTTGTTGATCACCCATGATCTGGACGCCGCCGCGCGGGTGGCCACCCACGTGGCGGTGATGTACGCCAGCCGGGTGGTGGAGAGCGGGCCCGCGGCCGAAGTGTTCGGGGAGCCCTGGCACCCCTACACGAAACGGCTGCTGGCGGCGCTGCCGGAAGGGGGGTTTCAGCCCGTCCCCGGGCATCCGCCCGCCCTGACCGAGTTGGCCGAGCTCGAACGCGAGTGGGGCTGCGTGTTCTGCCTGCGTTGCCCCGAAACACCCGGGGTGGCGCCGTGTAACGGCGAGCCGCGGCTCGTCGAGCACGGGCGCAGGTCCGTCGCGGCGCATCCGCCGTGCTGA
- a CDS encoding peptide/nickel transport system ATP-binding protein (product_source=KO:K02032; cath_funfam=3.40.50.300; cog=COG1124; ko=KO:K02032; pfam=PF00005; smart=SM00382; superfamily=52540) produces MLSARGVVAGYARGRAVLDGVDVTVPRGTVRGLAGPSGCGKSTLARVLALLQRPWSGTVELDGREIRGARYSVPRQSRTSVGIVFQQPRPAVDPRMTLREIVSEPLRVRGARQPRARVDELAETTGLDAELLGRMPHEVSDGQLQRACLARAMAPRPHYLICDEMTGMLDASTTAALVRVVTGRVAEEGTGVLAISHDESLLRAWAGDDVIRW; encoded by the coding sequence GTGCTGAGCGCCAGGGGAGTGGTCGCGGGCTACGCCCGCGGCCGTGCCGTACTCGACGGAGTGGACGTGACCGTTCCCCGGGGGACGGTTCGCGGTCTCGCCGGACCGAGCGGTTGCGGCAAATCCACGCTGGCCAGAGTGCTGGCACTGCTGCAGCGTCCGTGGTCGGGCACTGTCGAGCTGGACGGCCGCGAGATCCGGGGCGCGCGCTACTCGGTTCCCCGGCAGTCGCGCACCTCGGTGGGGATCGTTTTCCAGCAGCCCCGCCCCGCCGTGGACCCGCGTATGACGCTGCGCGAAATCGTCTCGGAGCCACTGCGCGTCCGCGGTGCGCGGCAACCCCGAGCCCGCGTGGACGAGCTCGCCGAGACGACCGGTCTCGACGCGGAACTGCTCGGCAGGATGCCGCACGAGGTCAGCGACGGCCAGCTGCAGCGTGCCTGCCTGGCACGTGCGATGGCCCCGCGTCCTCATTACCTGATCTGCGACGAGATGACCGGGATGCTGGACGCCTCCACCACGGCCGCGCTCGTCCGCGTCGTGACCGGACGGGTGGCCGAGGAGGGAACCGGTGTGCTGGCCATCAGCCACGACGAGTCGCTGCTGCGCGCCTGGGCCGGTGACGACGTCATCCGGTGGTAG
- a CDS encoding hypothetical protein (product_source=Hypo-rule applied; transmembrane_helix_parts=Inside_1_26,TMhelix_27_49,Outside_50_50) — MSEQTTFMQWRERAKTEIRDEHPQLRWLLITAGVVVVLGIVLGAAVLLLL, encoded by the coding sequence ATGAGTGAACAGACCACGTTCATGCAATGGCGTGAACGAGCCAAAACCGAGATCCGTGACGAACACCCGCAGCTGCGCTGGCTGCTGATCACAGCCGGAGTGGTCGTGGTGCTCGGGATCGTGCTGGGGGCCGCGGTGCTGCTGCTCCTCTGA
- a CDS encoding carboxypeptidase T (product_source=KO:K05996; cath_funfam=3.40.630.10; cleavage_site_network=SignalP-noTM; cog=COG2866; ko=KO:K05996; pfam=PF00246; smart=SM00631; superfamily=53187), whose protein sequence is MRTLRRRTTVALSVTALLLSLPATQSAFARGGDHTGEETSRAVYRIPNTDTASRTAVNRTGALVLSVTGETAFVEATPAQAERLRARGLSPRRLPAAADAPVRPEASSADFPPEDSGYHTYSETVSEIEEAAAEHPEIVDSTSAGRSARGRDIPVVKISDNAGTDENEPEVLFTCNQHAREHLTTEMCLHILRRYTDNHGSDPDITNAVDNREIWIIPMVNPDGSTYDVSGNGYRGWRRNRESEPVDLNRNWGYKWGCCGGSSGNPSQPTYRGPAPFSAPETAAIRDFVESREAGGRQRITAHIDFHSFSELVLWPYGYTTADTAPGMTREQYRRFAELGNAMARSNGYTPMQSSDLYVTDGSMNDWMWAEHGILSFTFEMYPNSGGIDGFYPPDEVIERETARNDEAVAMLLNEAGA, encoded by the coding sequence ATGCGCACGCTACGACGACGGACAACCGTGGCACTGTCGGTCACCGCTCTCCTGCTGTCGCTGCCTGCCACCCAGTCGGCATTCGCGCGGGGAGGCGATCACACCGGGGAAGAGACCAGCAGGGCCGTCTACCGGATCCCGAACACGGACACCGCTTCCCGCACCGCTGTCAATCGCACCGGCGCGCTGGTGCTTTCGGTAACCGGGGAAACCGCCTTCGTCGAAGCCACCCCGGCGCAGGCCGAGCGGCTGCGCGCCCGGGGACTGAGCCCGCGACGCCTCCCCGCAGCGGCCGACGCCCCCGTTCGCCCGGAGGCCTCGTCTGCCGACTTCCCTCCCGAGGACAGCGGCTACCACACCTACTCCGAAACGGTTTCGGAGATCGAGGAGGCGGCGGCCGAGCACCCGGAAATCGTCGACAGCACGAGCGCGGGCCGTTCGGCGCGGGGCAGGGACATCCCGGTGGTCAAGATCAGTGACAACGCCGGGACGGACGAGAACGAGCCGGAAGTGCTGTTCACGTGCAACCAGCACGCCAGGGAACACCTCACGACCGAGATGTGCCTGCACATCCTGCGGCGCTACACCGACAACCACGGCTCCGATCCCGACATCACGAACGCGGTCGACAACCGGGAGATCTGGATCATCCCGATGGTCAACCCGGACGGCTCGACCTACGACGTGTCGGGCAACGGCTACCGGGGCTGGCGCCGCAACCGGGAGAGCGAGCCGGTGGACCTGAACCGCAACTGGGGCTACAAGTGGGGCTGCTGCGGCGGGTCCAGCGGGAACCCGAGTCAACCGACCTACCGTGGTCCGGCGCCCTTCTCCGCACCGGAAACCGCCGCGATAAGGGATTTCGTCGAATCACGCGAGGCGGGAGGACGGCAACGGATAACCGCGCACATCGATTTCCACAGCTTCTCGGAACTGGTGCTGTGGCCGTACGGCTACACCACCGCGGACACCGCACCGGGCATGACACGGGAGCAGTACCGCAGGTTCGCCGAGCTGGGCAACGCGATGGCCCGCAGCAACGGGTACACGCCGATGCAGTCGAGTGACCTCTACGTCACCGACGGCAGCATGAACGACTGGATGTGGGCCGAGCACGGCATACTCTCGTTCACGTTCGAGATGTATCCGAACAGCGGGGGAATCGACGGCTTCTACCCGCCGGACGAGGTCATCGAGCGGGAAACCGCTCGCAACGACGAAGCGGTGGCGATGCTGCTGAACGAAGCGGGCGCCTGA
- a CDS encoding histidinol dehydrogenase (product_source=KO:K00013; cath_funfam=3.40.50.1980; cog=COG0141; ko=KO:K00013; pfam=PF00815; superfamily=53720; tigrfam=TIGR00069) produces the protein MLSRIDLRGREPSVGELRGRLPRAGMDVEHALPAVRPLLDDIAERGAAAALDHTERFDSVRPERVRVPDTELRAALEELDPSIRTALEESVSRARKVHAEQRRADVTTEVADGGTVTERWVPVSRVGLYAPGGLAVYPSSVVMNVVPAQAAGVESLVVCSPPQPEFGGRPHPTILAAAALLGVDEVWAVGGAQAVGLLAYGGSDTDGSELLPVDMVTGPGNVYVTAAKRQLRNIIGIDAEAGPTEIAVLADETADPVHVATDLISQAEHDTLAASVLVTTSEELADAVDRRLAERVPATKHTERIRTALTGEQSGCVLTSSIADGVRVVDAYAAEHLEIQTADASRVAAGVRNAGAIFVGPYAPVSLGDYCAGSNHVLPTGGCARHSSGLSVQSFLRGIHVVDYSEQALREVTEQVVALADAEDLPAHGEAVTARFERPG, from the coding sequence ATGCTCAGCCGTATCGACCTGCGCGGTCGGGAACCATCCGTCGGTGAGCTACGCGGTCGGCTACCACGTGCCGGTATGGACGTGGAACACGCGCTGCCCGCCGTGCGGCCGCTGCTCGACGACATCGCCGAGCGGGGTGCCGCCGCGGCCCTGGACCACACCGAGCGGTTCGACTCCGTGCGTCCCGAGCGGGTACGGGTCCCCGACACGGAGCTGCGTGCGGCTCTGGAGGAGCTGGATCCCTCGATCCGCACCGCGCTCGAGGAATCCGTGAGTCGAGCCAGGAAGGTGCATGCCGAGCAGCGGCGTGCCGACGTCACCACCGAGGTCGCCGACGGCGGCACGGTGACCGAACGCTGGGTGCCGGTCTCCAGGGTCGGGCTCTACGCCCCGGGTGGGCTGGCGGTGTATCCCTCCAGCGTCGTGATGAACGTGGTTCCGGCGCAGGCGGCGGGAGTGGAGTCGCTGGTGGTGTGTTCACCGCCGCAGCCGGAGTTCGGTGGCAGACCGCATCCGACCATCCTCGCCGCCGCCGCGTTGCTCGGCGTCGACGAGGTGTGGGCGGTCGGTGGTGCCCAGGCGGTGGGGCTGCTCGCCTACGGCGGTTCCGACACCGACGGGTCAGAGCTGCTTCCGGTGGACATGGTCACCGGACCGGGCAACGTCTACGTCACCGCGGCGAAACGACAGCTGCGGAACATCATCGGCATCGATGCCGAGGCGGGGCCGACCGAGATCGCCGTGCTGGCCGACGAGACGGCCGATCCGGTACACGTCGCCACCGATCTGATCAGTCAGGCCGAACACGACACGCTGGCCGCCAGCGTGCTGGTGACCACTTCCGAGGAACTGGCCGACGCGGTCGACCGACGGCTGGCGGAACGCGTTCCCGCCACCAAGCACACCGAGCGGATCCGCACCGCGTTGACCGGGGAGCAGTCCGGCTGCGTGCTGACCTCCTCGATCGCCGACGGGGTCCGTGTCGTCGACGCCTACGCGGCCGAACACCTGGAGATCCAGACCGCCGATGCCTCCCGGGTGGCCGCCGGGGTGCGCAACGCGGGCGCGATCTTCGTCGGCCCTTACGCGCCGGTCTCGCTCGGCGACTACTGCGCCGGCTCGAACCACGTGCTGCCCACGGGTGGGTGCGCCCGGCACTCCTCCGGGCTGAGCGTGCAGAGCTTCCTGCGCGGCATCCACGTGGTCGACTACAGCGAGCAAGCCCTGCGCGAGGTCACCGAGCAGGTGGTCGCGCTGGCCGATGCCGAGGACCTTCCCGCGCACGGTGAAGCCGTGACAGCACGGTTCGAACGACCCGGTTGA
- a CDS encoding histidinol-phosphate aminotransferase (product_source=KO:K00817; cath_funfam=3.40.640.10; cog=COG0079; ko=KO:K00817; pfam=PF00155; superfamily=53383; tigrfam=TIGR01141) has translation MSDVIGGETTLADLPLREDLRGRSPYGAPQLDVPVLLNTNENPFPPPGQLVDDLVAAVGETAAGLNRYPDRDAVSLREDLAVYLAGATGVSVSSANVWAANGSNEILQQLLQAFGGPGRTALGFEPSYSMHPVLAAGTRTDWLPEPRRSDFTLDGAEAARAVAERRPDVVFVTSPNNPTGQSIDPEDLRALLRAAPGLVVVDEAYVEFSQRHSAISLLEEFPSKLVVSRTMSKAFAFAGGRLGYLAASPAVIDALLLVRLPYHLSSVTQAAARAALRHADATLGGVKQLVDERARVTGRLRELGFTPVDSDANFVLFGMFDDAHRAWQRYLDSGVLIRDVGIGGHLRVTIGSPRDNDAFLAASERVREELSR, from the coding sequence ATGAGCGACGTGATCGGCGGCGAGACGACGCTGGCCGATTTGCCCCTGCGGGAGGACCTGCGCGGCCGCAGTCCGTACGGGGCGCCGCAGTTGGACGTTCCGGTGTTGCTGAACACCAACGAGAATCCGTTCCCGCCTCCCGGACAGCTGGTCGACGACCTAGTCGCCGCCGTCGGCGAGACAGCGGCCGGGCTGAATCGCTATCCCGATCGCGACGCGGTGTCACTGCGCGAGGACCTGGCGGTCTATCTGGCCGGTGCCACCGGCGTGTCGGTCTCGTCCGCCAACGTGTGGGCGGCCAACGGATCCAACGAGATACTGCAACAGCTTCTGCAGGCGTTCGGAGGGCCAGGACGCACCGCGCTGGGCTTCGAGCCCTCCTATTCGATGCATCCCGTGCTCGCCGCGGGCACGCGCACGGACTGGCTGCCCGAGCCCCGTCGTTCCGACTTCACGCTGGACGGCGCCGAGGCGGCGCGGGCGGTGGCCGAACGTCGGCCGGACGTGGTTTTCGTGACGAGCCCGAACAACCCCACCGGGCAGTCGATCGATCCCGAGGACCTGCGTGCCCTGCTGCGTGCCGCTCCCGGCCTCGTCGTCGTGGACGAGGCGTACGTGGAGTTCTCACAGCGGCACAGCGCGATCTCGCTGCTGGAGGAGTTCCCGAGCAAGCTCGTCGTCAGCCGGACCATGAGCAAGGCGTTCGCGTTCGCGGGCGGACGGCTCGGTTACCTCGCCGCTTCTCCCGCCGTCATCGACGCGTTGTTGCTGGTGCGGTTGCCGTACCACCTCTCCAGCGTCACCCAGGCGGCCGCGCGGGCGGCGCTGCGGCACGCCGACGCCACGCTCGGCGGGGTCAAGCAGCTCGTGGACGAACGCGCCAGGGTGACCGGACGGCTGCGTGAACTCGGATTCACCCCGGTCGACAGCGATGCCAACTTCGTGCTGTTCGGCATGTTCGACGACGCCCACCGCGCCTGGCAGCGTTACCTCGACTCCGGGGTACTGATCCGGGACGTGGGTATCGGTGGCCACCTCAGGGTCACCATAGGATCGCCGCGGGACAACGACGCCTTCCTCGCGGCCAGTGAGCGAGTCCGTGAGGAGCTCTCCCGGTGA